The following proteins are encoded in a genomic region of Actinomadura sp. NAK00032:
- a CDS encoding DUF397 domain-containing protein — MRTSSVGTAWRRASRSKEDGSNCIEVAELSDAVAIRDSKDPGGPELIIGRGDFRDLAEALKKA, encoded by the coding sequence ATGAGGACGTCTTCGGTCGGGACGGCGTGGCGCCGAGCTTCTCGAAGTAAGGAAGATGGCTCTAACTGCATCGAGGTTGCCGAGTTGTCGGACGCCGTGGCGATTCGTGACAGCAAGGACCCTGGTGGGCCGGAGCTGATCATCGGCCGTGGTGACTTTCGTGACCTTGCCGAGGCTCTCAAGAAAGCTTGA
- a CDS encoding DUF397 domain-containing protein, with the protein MRNMPSSAAVWRKASRSHDDGDQCIEVPSTWGCVVVRDGKDPSGPKIAMSRDDFRGLTEVLKRS; encoded by the coding sequence ATGAGGAATATGCCCTCGAGTGCAGCGGTATGGCGCAAGGCATCCCGCAGTCACGATGACGGGGACCAGTGCATCGAGGTACCATCCACCTGGGGCTGTGTAGTCGTCCGAGACGGCAAGGATCCGAGCGGGCCCAAGATCGCCATGAGTCGTGACGACTTCCGGGGCCTTACTGAGGTGCTCAAGAGATCGTAA
- a CDS encoding DUF397 domain-containing protein yields the protein MVLRKVIWRKVARSHEEGDACVEVASIPDVVFIRDSKDPSGLKILLSHSEFRELAEAIKSL from the coding sequence ATGGTGTTAAGAAAGGTGATCTGGCGCAAAGTCGCGAGAAGTCATGAAGAGGGTGATGCGTGCGTCGAGGTCGCATCGATCCCGGATGTGGTTTTCATTCGGGACAGCAAAGACCCGAGCGGTCTCAAGATTCTTCTGAGTCACAGCGAATTCCGGGAGCTTGCTGAGGCGATCAAGAGCTTGTGA
- a CDS encoding DUF397 domain-containing protein, protein MDLSAAVWKKASRSNESGDACIEVAAKGDMVAIRDSRDTAGPKIVVSRGDFRGLAEALKRS, encoded by the coding sequence ATGGACCTGAGTGCGGCTGTATGGAAGAAGGCTTCTCGCAGCAACGAGTCTGGGGATGCTTGTATCGAGGTGGCGGCCAAGGGGGACATGGTTGCAATCCGCGACAGCAGAGACACTGCCGGCCCTAAGATCGTGGTAAGTCGTGGCGACTTCCGAGGGCTTGCTGAGGCGCTCAAGAGGTCGTAA